A portion of the Bacteroides faecium genome contains these proteins:
- a CDS encoding RNA polymerase sigma-70 factor, producing MSNKQRISNEQEILKLVSEGDSKAFRTLYMHYYDRLFNFAMLFLHSEAACEDVIGDVFFVLWKDRSMLTAIPNFHPYIYQAVRNGCLNVLKSGYISKRDDISESELQISITTQNPLDELSYNELHHAVKQAISSLPERCRIIFRMAKEDEMNHRDIAEALNVKLCTVERQLLLAKAKIKESIKPFLEKI from the coding sequence ATGAGTAATAAACAACGTATAAGCAATGAACAGGAGATACTAAAGCTAGTATCCGAAGGGGATTCGAAAGCTTTTCGTACGTTGTATATGCATTATTACGACCGCCTATTCAATTTCGCCATGCTGTTCCTTCATTCGGAAGCTGCCTGCGAGGACGTCATAGGAGACGTATTTTTTGTTCTATGGAAAGACAGGAGCATGCTCACCGCCATCCCCAATTTTCACCCGTATATCTACCAGGCAGTACGCAACGGATGCCTCAACGTACTGAAAAGCGGATACATCTCCAAAAGGGACGATATCTCCGAGAGCGAACTGCAAATAAGCATCACTACCCAGAACCCTTTGGATGAATTATCCTACAACGAACTTCACCATGCGGTGAAACAAGCCATCTCTTCCTTGCCCGAACGCTGCCGCATCATCTTCCGCATGGCAAAAGAAGACGAAATGAATCACCGCGACATTGCAGAGGCTTTGAACGTGAAACTTTGTACCGTAGAACGCCAGCTTTTGCTTGCCAAAGCCAAAATAAAAGAGTCGATAAAGCCATTTCTGGAAAAAATTTAA
- a CDS encoding FecR family protein: MDKLIAGIELHSPGPSKEHSAEKSFSRLMTRIQTDNNSIDIFRRRSNQYRIWLAAATVALLIAMSGWLYMMLDTDPSFIIKTNNSGIVQTVPLPDGTMIQLNNHSKLIYPERFSGDLREVFLEGEAYFDVKHNKKHPFIVRAGELKIRVLGTKFTVNASSQAPQITATLLEGSIEVSNEKKQMLMKPSQQLKYDVNSGNMLLTELNNAGREIRWTQNIWVLSDTPLLDICQRLEQLFNVKIIIMNDELIGKSFTGEFYTNESLESILKTMQISTSFKYERKGKNIILK; the protein is encoded by the coding sequence ATGGACAAGTTGATTGCCGGCATCGAACTGCATTCTCCGGGTCCGAGCAAAGAACACTCGGCAGAAAAGTCTTTCTCCCGACTGATGACACGAATCCAAACCGACAACAACTCTATTGACATTTTCCGCCGACGCAGCAATCAGTACCGGATATGGCTCGCAGCAGCTACGGTGGCCCTGTTGATTGCCATGAGCGGGTGGTTGTATATGATGTTGGATACAGACCCTTCATTCATCATCAAGACCAACAACAGTGGGATTGTACAGACAGTGCCATTGCCCGACGGAACAATGATTCAATTGAACAATCACTCCAAACTGATATACCCGGAACGTTTTTCGGGCGATTTGAGGGAAGTCTTTTTGGAAGGAGAAGCCTATTTTGATGTAAAACATAATAAGAAGCATCCGTTTATAGTACGCGCCGGGGAATTAAAAATCAGAGTATTGGGAACAAAGTTCACTGTAAATGCCAGTTCGCAAGCTCCGCAGATTACGGCGACCCTGCTGGAAGGCTCTATCGAGGTAAGCAATGAAAAGAAACAGATGTTGATGAAGCCCAGCCAGCAATTGAAGTACGATGTAAACAGCGGCAATATGCTGCTTACAGAATTGAACAATGCCGGCCGTGAGATACGATGGACACAGAACATATGGGTTTTGTCAGACACTCCTTTGCTCGACATCTGCCAACGCCTGGAACAACTGTTTAATGTGAAAATCATTATCATGAATGACGAATTGATAGGAAAATCCTTTACTGGAGAGTTCTACACCAATGAGTCGCTCGAGTCAATTTTAAAGACCATGCAGATAAGCACCTCGTTCAAATACGAACGGAAAGGGAAAAATATAATACTAAAATGA
- a CDS encoding SusC/RagA family TonB-linked outer membrane protein, producing MAILLLMIPCFAFAQTAKRDVKLDFTNTSIAKVIESIEKQSGYSFFYNNDINTNQKTSIKMTSNDINQIVNSLLKNTSIDYRITDKRIVLFLKKAGTEQQKTYAVSGVINDSSGPVIGASISTKNGQGTITSIDGDFRLDNLHIGDVLTVSYIGYQTQNIVFNGQTRLNIVLSEEATELEQVVVTALGIKRSEKALSYNVQQLSSDDITTVKDANFMNSLNGKVAGVTINSSASGAGSAARVVMRGVKSITKSNNALYVIDGIPMFNVANEGSDTGITADQPGSDAVADINPEDIESINMLTGPAAAALYGNAAASGVVLINTKKGTKDKTNVSVSSSTTFSTPTMLPKMQSRYGNKDGVFASWGDLVNSSYDPEKFFRTGVNTINSVSLSTGTSKNQTYVSVSATNSNGILPNNKYERYNVSGRNTASLLNDKLILDFGANLIFQNDRNMTAQGRYFNPLTALYLFPRGENFDAIRMYERYNEGLGIYEQYWPYETQSMELQNPYWTMNRIVRENKKKRFMTNASLKWNIIDGIDITGRLKYDKTDVRSTDKRNASTIEQFASDYGFYSDNRKAYSSFYGDIMLNISKSFKENMWSVNANIGASINDQREEQIGHGGNLEGIYNFFAVHNIDTSAKYRRIQSGYIQQSQGVFINAEIGYKSMLYLTATGRNDWESQLAFSEASSFFYPSVGLSGVISSMVKLPEWISFLKVRGSYTEVGTSFERFITRPTYEFNVASGKWSSTSIYPMRNLKPEKTRSWEFGLNSKWLNNRLSFDLTYYKSNTINQTFTADLSISSGYSKAYIQSGNVRNEGIEMALGYSDKWNGFAWDSNLTLSWNKNKIEKLTEGSVNPMTGEPITKDSYDMGQLGNLDARVKLYKGGSIGDVYATHRIKRDGNGHIFVSQEGKIEIESVDEFKLGSILPKANMGWSNNFSYKGVNLGVTLTARFGGIALSGTQSVLDQYGVSQITADYRDAGGVPVNHGLVDTEKYYDAVKGYAAYYTYSATNVRLAEMSLSYTLPKQWFRDKLRMTLGLVGKNLWMIYCKAPFDPEATGSTQSNYYQSYDYFMQPTTRNIGFSVKLNF from the coding sequence ATGGCAATATTACTTTTAATGATTCCCTGTTTTGCTTTCGCACAGACCGCGAAGCGAGATGTCAAACTAGATTTCACAAATACTTCCATTGCCAAAGTAATCGAAAGCATTGAGAAACAAAGTGGATACTCTTTCTTTTACAACAATGACATCAACACCAATCAGAAGACGTCAATAAAGATGACATCCAATGACATCAACCAAATCGTAAATTCGTTATTGAAAAACACTTCCATTGATTACCGGATTACAGACAAACGGATTGTCTTGTTTCTCAAAAAAGCGGGAACGGAACAACAGAAAACTTACGCCGTTTCGGGTGTAATAAATGATTCATCCGGTCCGGTTATCGGAGCTTCCATATCCACCAAGAACGGACAGGGAACGATTACTTCCATCGACGGTGATTTCCGTTTGGATAATCTGCACATCGGTGACGTATTGACTGTTTCCTATATCGGTTACCAGACACAGAACATTGTTTTCAACGGTCAGACGAGGCTGAACATCGTCCTGTCCGAAGAAGCTACCGAACTGGAACAGGTGGTAGTAACCGCCCTGGGTATCAAGCGCTCGGAGAAAGCGTTGAGTTACAACGTGCAACAGTTAAGCTCTGACGACATCACTACCGTAAAGGACGCGAACTTTATGAACTCGCTGAACGGTAAAGTAGCAGGTGTGACCATCAACTCTTCGGCGTCCGGAGCAGGTTCCGCCGCCCGTGTGGTAATGCGTGGTGTGAAATCAATCACCAAGTCCAACAATGCCCTTTACGTTATTGACGGTATCCCGATGTTCAACGTTGCGAACGAAGGAAGCGATACCGGTATCACAGCCGACCAGCCGGGTAGCGACGCCGTTGCGGATATCAACCCGGAAGATATTGAGTCTATCAATATGCTGACAGGTCCCGCTGCAGCCGCACTTTACGGTAATGCCGCCGCTTCCGGCGTGGTGCTTATCAACACTAAAAAAGGAACAAAAGACAAAACGAATGTCAGCGTATCGAGCAGTACCACTTTCTCCACTCCCACCATGTTGCCCAAAATGCAAAGCAGATATGGAAATAAAGACGGAGTATTCGCCAGTTGGGGTGACCTCGTGAACAGCAGCTATGACCCTGAAAAGTTTTTCCGTACAGGTGTAAATACCATTAATTCGGTATCACTTTCTACCGGTACGTCCAAGAACCAGACGTATGTTTCCGTTTCGGCCACTAACTCGAACGGTATCCTGCCCAACAATAAATACGAGCGTTACAATGTATCGGGACGTAACACCGCCAGTTTACTGAACGACAAACTGATTCTGGACTTCGGTGCCAACCTGATTTTCCAGAATGACAGGAACATGACCGCACAGGGACGTTATTTCAATCCGCTCACTGCTTTATACCTGTTCCCGCGCGGAGAAAACTTCGACGCCATCCGTATGTACGAACGCTACAATGAAGGTTTGGGCATTTACGAACAGTACTGGCCCTACGAAACGCAAAGTATGGAATTGCAGAATCCTTACTGGACGATGAACCGCATTGTCCGTGAGAACAAGAAGAAACGTTTCATGACCAACGCCTCGTTGAAATGGAACATTATCGACGGAATCGACATCACCGGCCGTCTGAAATATGACAAGACAGACGTGCGTTCTACTGATAAGCGCAATGCCTCTACTATCGAGCAGTTTGCCAGCGATTACGGTTTCTACTCCGACAACCGCAAAGCGTACAGCAGTTTCTACGGTGATATCATGCTGAACATCTCCAAGTCATTCAAAGAAAATATGTGGTCCGTGAATGCCAATATCGGTGCTTCTATCAACGACCAGCGGGAAGAGCAGATAGGCCATGGCGGTAACCTCGAAGGTATCTACAACTTCTTTGCCGTGCACAACATTGATACATCTGCCAAGTACAGAAGAATCCAGTCGGGATATATCCAGCAGTCGCAAGGTGTTTTCATCAACGCGGAAATCGGCTACAAGAGCATGCTGTACCTGACCGCTACCGGACGTAACGACTGGGAATCGCAGCTTGCCTTCTCCGAAGCGTCTTCTTTCTTCTATCCGTCCGTAGGTTTGTCCGGCGTCATTTCCAGCATGGTCAAACTGCCCGAATGGATTTCATTCCTGAAAGTACGCGGTTCATATACGGAAGTAGGAACTTCTTTCGAGCGTTTCATCACACGCCCGACGTATGAATTCAATGTCGCTTCCGGCAAATGGTCTTCTACCTCTATTTATCCGATGCGTAACCTGAAACCGGAAAAGACCCGTTCATGGGAATTCGGTCTGAACTCAAAATGGTTGAACAACCGTCTTTCTTTCGATTTGACTTATTATAAATCGAACACCATCAACCAGACTTTCACCGCCGACCTTTCCATCTCGTCCGGATACTCCAAAGCGTATATCCAGAGCGGTAATGTCCGCAACGAAGGTATAGAAATGGCATTAGGATACAGCGACAAATGGAACGGTTTCGCATGGGACAGTAACCTGACTCTCTCCTGGAACAAAAACAAAATCGAAAAACTGACCGAAGGTTCGGTAAACCCGATGACCGGAGAGCCGATTACCAAAGATAGCTACGACATGGGACAGCTAGGTAACCTCGATGCACGCGTAAAATTATACAAAGGCGGTTCTATCGGTGACGTCTATGCTACCCACCGTATCAAGAGAGACGGTAACGGCCACATCTTCGTTTCACAGGAAGGAAAGATTGAAATCGAATCGGTAGATGAATTCAAGCTGGGTTCTATCCTGCCGAAAGCAAACATGGGCTGGAGTAATAACTTCTCCTACAAAGGCGTCAACCTGGGCGTAACTCTTACTGCCCGCTTCGGTGGTATCGCACTGTCCGGTACGCAGAGTGTGCTCGACCAGTACGGAGTGTCCCAGATAACTGCCGACTACCGCGATGCGGGCGGCGTGCCTGTCAATCATGGCCTTGTGGATACGGAAAAGTACTATGACGCCGTGAAAGGATATGCTGCTTATTATACCTACAGTGCCACCAACGTACGTTTGGCAGAAATGAGCCTGAGCTACACATTGCCAAAGCAATGGTTCCGCGACAAACTAAGAATGACCCTCGGGCTGGTAGGAAAGAACCTCTGGATGATTTATTGCAAAGCGCCGTTCGACCCGGAAGCAACCGGCTCAACGCAGTCCAACTACTATCAGAGTTATGACTACTTCATGCAGCCTACTACACGTAACATCGGATTTAGCGTAAAACTTAATTTCTAA